A portion of the Streptomyces coeruleoprunus genome contains these proteins:
- a CDS encoding homoserine dehydrogenase codes for MRTRPLKVALLGCGVVGSEVARIMTTHADDLAARIGAPVELAGVAVRRPSKVREGIDPELITTDATALVKRGDIDVVVEVIGGVEPARTLITTAFEHGASVVSANKALLAQDGDALHAAAEEHGQDLYYEAAVAGAIPLIRPLRESLAGDKVNRVLGIVNGTTNFILDKMDTSGAGYSEALDEATALGYAEADPTADVEGFDAAAKAAILAGIAFHTRVRLDDVYREGMTEVTAADFASAKRMGCTIKLLAICERAADGESVTARVHPAMIPLSHPLASVRGAYNAVFVEAEAAGQLMFYGPGAGGSPTASAVLGDLVAVCRNRLNDATGPGDSAYTQLPVSPMGDVVTRYHISLDVADKPGVLAQVATVFAEHGVSIDTVRQQGKDGEASLVVVTHRAPDAALNGTVEALRKLDTVRGVASIMRVEGE; via the coding sequence ATGCGTACGCGTCCGCTGAAGGTGGCGCTGCTGGGCTGTGGAGTGGTCGGCTCAGAGGTGGCGCGCATCATGACGACGCACGCCGACGACCTCGCCGCCCGCATCGGGGCCCCGGTCGAGCTCGCCGGGGTCGCCGTCCGCCGGCCCTCCAAGGTCCGCGAGGGCATCGACCCCGAGCTGATCACCACCGATGCGACCGCCCTCGTCAAACGCGGCGACATCGATGTGGTCGTCGAGGTCATCGGCGGCGTCGAGCCCGCCCGGACCCTCATCACCACCGCCTTCGAGCACGGCGCCTCGGTCGTCTCCGCCAACAAGGCCCTCCTCGCCCAGGACGGCGACGCGCTGCACGCCGCCGCCGAGGAGCACGGCCAGGACCTGTACTACGAGGCCGCCGTCGCGGGCGCCATCCCGCTCATCAGGCCCCTGCGCGAGTCCCTCGCGGGCGACAAGGTCAACCGGGTGCTGGGCATCGTGAACGGCACCACCAACTTCATCCTCGACAAGATGGACACCTCCGGCGCCGGGTACTCCGAGGCGCTGGACGAGGCCACCGCGCTCGGGTACGCGGAGGCCGACCCGACCGCCGACGTCGAGGGCTTCGACGCCGCCGCCAAGGCCGCCATCCTCGCCGGGATCGCCTTCCACACCCGCGTACGCCTCGACGACGTCTACCGCGAGGGCATGACCGAGGTCACCGCCGCCGACTTCGCCTCGGCGAAGCGGATGGGCTGCACCATCAAGCTGCTCGCCATCTGCGAGCGCGCCGCCGACGGCGAGTCCGTCACCGCGCGCGTGCACCCCGCGATGATCCCCCTCAGCCACCCGCTCGCCTCCGTCCGCGGCGCCTACAACGCCGTCTTCGTCGAGGCCGAGGCGGCCGGGCAGCTCATGTTCTACGGACCGGGCGCCGGCGGCTCGCCGACCGCGTCCGCCGTACTCGGCGACCTGGTCGCCGTCTGCCGCAACCGCCTCAACGACGCGACGGGACCCGGCGACTCCGCGTACACCCAGCTGCCCGTGAGCCCCATGGGCGATGTCGTCACGCGGTACCACATCAGCCTCGACGTGGCCGACAAGCCGGGCGTCCTCGCCCAGGTCGCGACGGTCTTCGCCGAGCACGGCGTATCGATCGACACGGTCCGCCAGCAGGGCAAGGACGGCGAGGCCTCCCTCGTCGTCGTCACCCACCGCGCGCCCGACGCCGCCCTCAACGGGACCGTCGAGGCGCTGCGCAAGCTCGACACCGTGCGCGGTGTCGCCAGCATCATGCGTGTTGAAGGGGAGTAA